A single region of the Methanolacinia paynteri genome encodes:
- a CDS encoding signal recognition particle subunit SRP19/SEC65 family protein produces the protein MIIPVIRFTDQTVIMEDERILYPCYFNKELKRSEGRRVPVSAGITKPDTQNIYKAAKKAGLSARTEESKHPAHWTEKGGRIIVSWKGSKEILIKKIAEKLSEGN, from the coding sequence ATGATCATACCTGTTATTAGGTTCACTGATCAAACAGTAATCATGGAAGATGAACGAATCCTTTATCCCTGCTATTTCAATAAGGAACTGAAGAGAAGCGAAGGGAGGAGGGTGCCGGTATCCGCCGGAATCACCAAACCGGATACCCAGAACATCTATAAAGCAGCAAAAAAGGCGGGTCTTTCGGCAAGAACCGAGGAGAGCAAACATCCGGCCCACTGGACAGAAAAAGGCGGACGGATCATTGTATCTTGGAAAGGTTCAAAAGAAATACTGATAAAAAAAATAGCAGAGAAATTGTCGGAAGGTAACTGA
- a CDS encoding histidinol phosphate phosphatase domain-containing protein, with amino-acid sequence MYDLHTHTIHSDGELLPTELIRRASVLGYDIIGITDHADRSNISQIIKMTESVRRSADEYGIRLVTGVEITHVPPREIPELAKLAKEEGAEIVIVHGETVVEPVMKGTNSAACSCEYVDILAHPGLISEQDAELAKVSGVFLEITSRGGHNRTNGHVCRIAERTGCRMVVDSDTHDPGDLMTEEARKAVALGAGMNRDTADKILSDHEIRDLLKR; translated from the coding sequence ATGTACGATCTTCACACGCATACCATTCATTCAGACGGGGAGCTCCTTCCGACCGAACTTATCCGGAGGGCTTCTGTTTTGGGATATGATATCATAGGGATTACCGATCATGCCGACAGGTCGAACATTTCCCAGATCATAAAAATGACGGAATCCGTCAGGAGGTCAGCTGACGAGTACGGAATAAGGCTGGTCACGGGTGTGGAGATTACCCACGTCCCCCCCAGAGAGATCCCTGAACTTGCAAAACTTGCAAAGGAAGAAGGTGCGGAGATAGTGATAGTCCACGGCGAGACAGTAGTCGAACCTGTGATGAAAGGTACGAATTCAGCTGCATGCAGCTGTGAATATGTCGATATTCTTGCCCACCCCGGCCTGATATCTGAGCAGGATGCAGAACTCGCAAAGGTCAGCGGGGTCTTTCTGGAGATCACTTCCAGGGGAGGGCACAACAGGACGAACGGTCATGTCTGCAGGATCGCCGAAAGAACAGGATGCAGAATGGTAGTAGATTCGGACACTCACGATCCGGGAGATCTTATGACTGAAGAAGCGCGCAAAGCCGTAGCGCTTGGCGCAGGAATGAACAGGGACACTGCAGATAAGATTTTATCAGATCATGAAATCAGAGATCTCTTGAAAAGATAA